In Cherax quadricarinatus isolate ZL_2023a chromosome 35, ASM3850222v1, whole genome shotgun sequence, the following are encoded in one genomic region:
- the LOC128695127 gene encoding uncharacterized protein isoform X1, producing the protein MRGFLVLLLVSFSRGSSIDRHRRELLGNLNALESSLDGYLPPAPPTPKPCQPSTIYNTKVQYSTVVIPSTVYNTNVQYVTQTDVRTNPVYTTIFSEIIRTQVVPSVQYKTVIITQTKENYRTQVITLPPQVYYVTKTQQDVRTQVQYQTVYTTRIQQVPTTIVRNVVSTLVVPQQVVSTIYKTQYVTRTQQLPGQTRTIYNTQYSTIYSTVVIPAQDVVKTTEVVRTNVVVQTITQPGQTQVIYSTVVVPVTTTIYTEVVIPNTQIQYLTRTQVQQVVSTYVRTQQVPQYVTRTVTVPQQVVSTVVSTQVVPTTIYSKLVVPTVEYLPAQTQYQTVYETIAKTQQLPGQTRTQYQTRVVYNTNYVTSTVYKDQVYTVTSTTSYQPNCNTGYNYPPPAKPFDPYGR; encoded by the coding sequence ATGCGGGGCTTCCTGGTGCTTCTCCTGGTGAGCTTCTCACGAGGAAGCTCGATTGACAGACATCGTCGGGAGCTTCTTGGTAACCTCAATGCTTTAGAGTCGTCACTGGACGGGTacctgccaccagcaccaccaacacccaagCCCTGCCAGCCGTCTACCATCTACAACACAAAGGTACAATACTCCACTGTGGTGATTCCCTCTACCGTCTACAACACCAACGTGCAGTATGTCACGCAGACAGACGTGCGGACAAATCCCGTCTACACGACTATCTTCTCGGAAATCATCCGTACACAAGTGGTTCCTTCTGTCCAGTACAAGACAGTCATCATCACCCAAACCAAGGAAAACTATCGCACGCAGGTTATCACTCTGCCTCCCCAGGTCTACTACGTCACTAAAACGCAACAAGACGTGAGGACGCAAGTTCAGTACCAGACTGTTTATACGACTCGCATCCAGCAAGTACCAACAACAATCGTCAGGAACGTGGTCTCGACATTAGTGGTTCCTCAACAGGTAGTCAGCACCATTTACAAGACCCAGTATGTGACCAGAACTCAGCAGCTACCAGGACAGACTCGCACAATCTACAACACCCAGTACAGTACCATCTACTCCACAGTGGTGATACCCGCTCAGGACGTGGTCAAAACGACTGAGGTCGTCCGCACCAACGTGGTCGTTCAGACCATCACACAGCCAGGTCAGACACAGGTAATATACTCCACAGTGGTGGttcccgtcaccaccaccatctacaccgaAGTGGTGATCCCCAACACCCAGATACAGTACTTGACACGGACCCAAGTACAACAGGTGGTCTCCACGTACGTACGCACGCAACAGGTGCCGCAGTACGTTACCAGGAccgtgacagtaccacaacaagtAGTGAGTACCGTGGTATCAACACAGGTGGTGCCCACCACCATCTACAGCAAACTTGTGGTACCAACGGTAGAATACCTGCCGGCCCAGACCCAGTACCAGACCGTCTATGAAACAATTGCAAAAACCCAGCAGCTTCCCGGCCAGACCAGAACCCAGTACCAGACCAGAGTGGTCTACAACACCAACTACGTCACTTCCACCGTGTATAAAGACCAGGTCTACACTGTAACATCTACCACCAGCTACCAGCCAAACTGCAACACCGGCTACAACTACCCTCCACCTGCTAAACCTTTCGACCCATACGGTCGCTAA
- the LOC128695127 gene encoding PAX-interacting protein 1-like isoform X2, translating into MWRLTATLLVVTLASATPQGGYLPPPPGDYLPPVNCPPVNKVVYDTRVQTSVYVQTQNVVNTQYVKTTVYKEQVIPTTFFQTRYITQVQYQTSVVQQPSVLYIDRIVTQTVPSPPVQQTIYVTSTRVVPQVNYVTRTQVQTQVVPVEVTQTQIQTRYQPVVNYETKYQQQTQVVTIPGRDVVETKYQTQYQTSIVKQQLPANTRYYTQTRYEQKVQTQVIPGQNVYRTSVVQRQQVIPYTSVNTRYQNVYVTREQVVYKTNVVTQTQVYTQVVPHEVLKTQVVPNVIYTTRYETRVQPYTQVQTVVQTQYITPAPVIHTQKQYRTSVVQVPGQDRVVNKEVLQTQYQQQVVYQTVNRPRQVVVTQTITGTCGKTGYNYDSPAVPFNFRK; encoded by the coding sequence ATGTGGCGCTTGACGGCGACGCTGCTGGTGGTGACCCTGGCCTCGGCTACTCCTCAGGGAGgttatcttcctcctccaccaggAGACTACCTGCCTCCAGTTAACTGTCCTCCTGTGAACAAAGTAGTGTACGACACCCGCGTCCAGACCTCAGTCTACGTGCAGACCCAGAACGTTGTTAATACACAGTACGTCAAAACTACTGTGTACAAAGAGCAAGTGATACCCACCACATTCTTCCAGACGCGTTACATCACTCAGGTGCAGTACCAGACCAGTGTGGTCCAGCAGCCGTCTGTCCTCTACATTGACAGAATAGTGACACAAACTGTCCCAAGCCCTCCCGTCCAGCAGACTATCTACGTGACCTCAACTCGCGTAGTGCCACAAGTTAACTACGTGACACGCACGCAGGTCCAGACGCAAGTCGTCCCTGTGGAGGTCACGCAAACACAGATACAGACGAGGTACCAGCCTGTAGTTAACTACGAAACTAAATACCAGCAGCAGACACAAGTGGTAACCATCCCAGGACGCGACGTGGTAGAGACAAAATACCAAACCCAGTACCAAACCTCCATTGTTAAGCAACAGTTGCCAGCAAACACTCGCTATTACACACAAACAAGGTACGAACAGAAAGTGCAGACGCAGGTGATCCCAGGCCAAAACGTATATAGAACCAGTGTGGTTCAGCGCCAACAAGTCATCCCGTACACCTCCGTCAACACTCGCTACCAAAACGTGTACGTGACTCGCGAGCAGGTGGTCTACAAGACCAATGTCGTAACTCAGACCCAAGTCTACACCCAGGTGGTTCCCCATGAAGTCTTGAAAACACAGGTGGTTCCCAACGTCATCTACACCACCCGCTACGAGACACGTGTTCAACCCTACACGCAAGTGCAAACTGTCGTCCAGACACAGTACATCACACCTGCGCCTGTAATCCATACCCAGAAACAGTACCGGACCTCAGTGGTCCAGGTGCCTGGCCAAGACCGCGTGGTAAACAAAGAGGTACTCCAGACCCAATATCAACAACAAGTGGTGTATCAGACTGTCAACCGGCCCCGGCAGGTGGTCGTCACACAGACCATTACAGGAACCTGTGGCAAGACAGGATACAATTACGATTCTCCGGCTGTACCTTTTAACTTCCGAAAGTAA